The Dioscorea cayenensis subsp. rotundata cultivar TDr96_F1 chromosome 19, TDr96_F1_v2_PseudoChromosome.rev07_lg8_w22 25.fasta, whole genome shotgun sequence genome includes a window with the following:
- the LOC120250676 gene encoding solute carrier family 40 member 2, chloroplastic isoform X2, with translation MGLVIISSRPPISSFLQSRSSRISRTPPVSSRSRRWILAPGSPLPPVRRPIFRLKNFISNCSITNVDIDTESITTEDQGQGDLSSLSSCCSIPVVHITQDILDAQPLNLVTEENYKTSLFTTLPVLSEEEQVALSATPAHPAGLYALYAICSAGNLVEQLWNFAWPAAVAILHPSLLPVAVLGFFTKLAICVGSPLVGDLMDSFPRIPAYYSLNIVQTIAQLLSVAMIIHALKTIPHSPASAVILQPWFIVLVLAGAIERVAGLALGVTVERDWVVLLAGANRPIALAQANAMLNRIDLLCEIAGASLFGILLSKYDPVTCLKLASGLMIFALPVLILLGQLINKLSSGVLDSFRLPQTGVNSFKADALLNPWRIVQKGLDVIKRGWLEYKQQPVLPASVAYVFLYFNVALAPGAIMTAFLTHHGISPSIIGGFSGLCAFMGVSATFMSAALVKEFGVLKAGAAGLIFQSSLLMIAVAVLLSGSVSRQNSLYVFLYLVVLSRLGHMSYDIVGTQILQTGIPTNKANLIGTTEISIASLAELVMLGVAILANDVSHFGFLAILSVSSVICATWIFCQWLANPTDEHRKLFNFDPQFGPNVR, from the exons ATGGGGTTGGTTATCATCTCTTCTCGGCCTCcgatttcttcttttcttcaatcCAGGTCTTCTCGAATCTCAAGAACTCCGCCGGTTTCATCTCGATCTCGGCGTTGGATTCTTGCCCCGGGTTCACCGTTGCCGCCCGTGCGGCGTCCCATTTTCAG ATTGAAGAATTTCATTTCTAATTGTTCCATCACAAATGTCGATATTGATACTGAGAGCATCACAACTGAAGACCAAGGACAAGGCGATctttcatctctttcatcttgttGCTCTATTCCAGTTGTACATATCACACAAGATATTCTAGATGCACAACCTCTGAATTTAGTAACAGAGGAGAATTATAAAACTTCGCTTTTTACAACTTTGCCG GTTCTGTCTGAAGAAGAACAAGTTGCTCTCTCAGCCACTCCAGCTCATCCTGCTGGCCTATATG CTCTATACGCTATTTGCTCAGCTGGAAATTTAGTGGAACAACTATGGAACTTTGCTTGGCCTGCTGCCGTTGCCATACTGCATCCAAGTCTTTTACCTGTTGCAGTTTTGGGCTTCTTTACAAAG CTGGCAATTTGTGTTGGGAGCCCTTTGGTTGGTGATCTTATGGACTCCTTTCCTCGTATCCCTGCATACTACAGTTTGAATATTGTACAG ACAATTGCACAGCTGCTATCAGTTGCGATGATCATACATGCTCTCAAGACAATTCCCCACAGTCCTGCGTCAGCTGTGATCCTGCAACCTTGGTTTATTGTGTTAGTTTTAGCTGGGGCTATTGAAAGGGTTGCAGGGTTGGCATTGGGGGTCACTGTTGAGCGTGACTGGGTTGTGCTG TTAGCAGGCGCAAATCGGCCGATTGCACTAGCCCAAGCAAATGCTATGCTTAACCGAATTGATCTTCTTTGCGAG ATAGCTGGGGCTTCACTTTTTGGTATTTTGTTGTCCAAGTATGATCCAGTCACCTGCTTAAAGCTTGCTTCGGGACTGATGATATTCGCCCTACCTGTCTTG ATTTTACTGGGTCAATTGATTAACAAGCTTTCAAGTGGTGTGCTTGATAGCTTCAGGTTACCTCAGACTGGTGTGAACTCCTTCAAAGCTGATGCCTTGCTCAATCCATGGAGAATAG TGCAGAAGGGCTTGGATGTCATCAAACGGGGCTGGTTAGAATACAAACAGCAGCCTGTTCTGCCTGCTAGTGTGGCTTACGTGTTTTTATATTTCAATGTTGCTCTTGCTCCCGGTGCCATAATGACTGCTTTCTTAACACATCATG GTATAAGCCCATCGATTATTGGTGGTTTTAGTGGGCTGTGTGCATTCATGGGTGTTTCAGCAACATTTATGTCTGCTGCTCTAGTAAAAGAGTTTGGCGTATTGAag GCGGGGGCAGCTGGCTTGATATTTCAGTCTTCTCTTCTAATGATTGCTGTTGCTGTTCTTCTGAGCGGTTCAGTTTCCCGGCAaaattctttatatgttttcctATATTTAGTT GTGCTCTCAAGGTTGGGTCATATGTCATATGATATTGTAGGGACACAGATTCTTCAGACTGGGATCCCCACTAACAAAGCAAATTTAATAGGGACCACTGAGATTTCAATTGCAAGCCTTGCCGAGCTTGTAATGTTGGGTGTGGCAATACTTGCAAATGATGTCTCACATTTTGGTTTCTTGGCCATACTTTCAGTGTCCTCTGTGATTTGCGCTACATGGATCTTCTGCCAGTGGCTAGCTAATCCAACTGATGAGCACCGAAAGCTCTTCAACTTTGATCCTCAGTTTGGACCTAATGTGAGGTGA
- the LOC120250676 gene encoding solute carrier family 40 member 2, chloroplastic isoform X1 → MGLVIISSRPPISSFLQSRSSRISRTPPVSSRSRRWILAPGSPLPPVRRPIFRLKNFISNCSITNVDIDTESITTEDQGQGDLSSLSSCCSIPVVHITQDILDAQPLNLVTEENYKTSLFTTLPVLSEEEQVALSATPAHPAGLYALYAICSAGNLVEQLWNFAWPAAVAILHPSLLPVAVLGFFTKLAICVGSPLVGDLMDSFPRIPAYYSLNIVQTIAQLLSVAMIIHALKTIPHSPASAVILQPWFIVLVLAGAIERVAGLALGVTVERDWVVLLAGANRPIALAQANAMLNRIDLLCEIAGASLFGILLSKYDPVTCLKLASGLMIFALPVLILLGQLINKLSSGVLDSFRLPQTGVNSFKADALLNPWRIVQKGLDVIKRGWLEYKQQPVLPASVAYVFLYFNVALAPGAIMTAFLTHHGISPSIIGGFSGLCAFMGVSATFMSAALVKEFGVLKAGAAGLIFQSSLLMIAVAVLLSGSVSRQNSLYVFLYLVVLSRLGHMSYDIVGTQILQTGIPTNKANLIGTTEISIASLAELVMLGVAILANDVSHFGFLAILSVSSVICATWIFCQWLANPTDEHRKLFNFDPQFGPNVRIGNSSA, encoded by the exons ATGGGGTTGGTTATCATCTCTTCTCGGCCTCcgatttcttcttttcttcaatcCAGGTCTTCTCGAATCTCAAGAACTCCGCCGGTTTCATCTCGATCTCGGCGTTGGATTCTTGCCCCGGGTTCACCGTTGCCGCCCGTGCGGCGTCCCATTTTCAG ATTGAAGAATTTCATTTCTAATTGTTCCATCACAAATGTCGATATTGATACTGAGAGCATCACAACTGAAGACCAAGGACAAGGCGATctttcatctctttcatcttgttGCTCTATTCCAGTTGTACATATCACACAAGATATTCTAGATGCACAACCTCTGAATTTAGTAACAGAGGAGAATTATAAAACTTCGCTTTTTACAACTTTGCCG GTTCTGTCTGAAGAAGAACAAGTTGCTCTCTCAGCCACTCCAGCTCATCCTGCTGGCCTATATG CTCTATACGCTATTTGCTCAGCTGGAAATTTAGTGGAACAACTATGGAACTTTGCTTGGCCTGCTGCCGTTGCCATACTGCATCCAAGTCTTTTACCTGTTGCAGTTTTGGGCTTCTTTACAAAG CTGGCAATTTGTGTTGGGAGCCCTTTGGTTGGTGATCTTATGGACTCCTTTCCTCGTATCCCTGCATACTACAGTTTGAATATTGTACAG ACAATTGCACAGCTGCTATCAGTTGCGATGATCATACATGCTCTCAAGACAATTCCCCACAGTCCTGCGTCAGCTGTGATCCTGCAACCTTGGTTTATTGTGTTAGTTTTAGCTGGGGCTATTGAAAGGGTTGCAGGGTTGGCATTGGGGGTCACTGTTGAGCGTGACTGGGTTGTGCTG TTAGCAGGCGCAAATCGGCCGATTGCACTAGCCCAAGCAAATGCTATGCTTAACCGAATTGATCTTCTTTGCGAG ATAGCTGGGGCTTCACTTTTTGGTATTTTGTTGTCCAAGTATGATCCAGTCACCTGCTTAAAGCTTGCTTCGGGACTGATGATATTCGCCCTACCTGTCTTG ATTTTACTGGGTCAATTGATTAACAAGCTTTCAAGTGGTGTGCTTGATAGCTTCAGGTTACCTCAGACTGGTGTGAACTCCTTCAAAGCTGATGCCTTGCTCAATCCATGGAGAATAG TGCAGAAGGGCTTGGATGTCATCAAACGGGGCTGGTTAGAATACAAACAGCAGCCTGTTCTGCCTGCTAGTGTGGCTTACGTGTTTTTATATTTCAATGTTGCTCTTGCTCCCGGTGCCATAATGACTGCTTTCTTAACACATCATG GTATAAGCCCATCGATTATTGGTGGTTTTAGTGGGCTGTGTGCATTCATGGGTGTTTCAGCAACATTTATGTCTGCTGCTCTAGTAAAAGAGTTTGGCGTATTGAag GCGGGGGCAGCTGGCTTGATATTTCAGTCTTCTCTTCTAATGATTGCTGTTGCTGTTCTTCTGAGCGGTTCAGTTTCCCGGCAaaattctttatatgttttcctATATTTAGTT GTGCTCTCAAGGTTGGGTCATATGTCATATGATATTGTAGGGACACAGATTCTTCAGACTGGGATCCCCACTAACAAAGCAAATTTAATAGGGACCACTGAGATTTCAATTGCAAGCCTTGCCGAGCTTGTAATGTTGGGTGTGGCAATACTTGCAAATGATGTCTCACATTTTGGTTTCTTGGCCATACTTTCAGTGTCCTCTGTGATTTGCGCTACATGGATCTTCTGCCAGTGGCTAGCTAATCCAACTGATGAGCACCGAAAGCTCTTCAACTTTGATCCTCAGTTTGGACCTAATGTGAG GATAGGTAACAGCTCCGCTTGA
- the LOC120250677 gene encoding ER membrane protein complex subunit 10 — MGRRRSLLAFLLLLSISLSLFCSNASADFQSDELLQDDDEFGLEGARSPDLEHLNPIRTPIRRRSDPDSFSSSDSKAIQFTLEHAFGDSGFSPAGTFTARLKSWNHGGHTLTKLRFSRNALTHAEKEAFEKLLKEDDFYIIRVPSNVLSPGPDYIVSSIKARCLPRETLDEQFVIHAEGVNILAVNYGSAGPCQYPRPLKFPAKWSFNSYTLLKTSEQAPRTPAFAEELLAGENGEEEGVKPPEKSFWAKYWMYLIPLGLIVMNTVTQAMNMPEEQAGGQSGTQAQQTVAQRGPNAAARRR, encoded by the exons ATGGGTCGCCGGAGAAGTCTCCTTgctttccttcttctcctctccatCTCCTTATCGCTCTTCTGCTCGAACGCCTCCGCTGACTTCCAATCCGATGAGCTCCTCCAGGACGATGACGAGTTTGGCCTTGAGGGGGCCCGTTCCCCCGATCTCGAGCACCTCAATCCAATTCGCACACCGATCCGCCGGAGATCGGATCCGGACTCCTTCTCTTCTTCCGATTCGAAGGCGATCCAATTCACTCTCGAGCATGCTTTTGGGGACTCGGGTTTCTCACCCGCTGGCACTTTCACGGCCCGGCTTAAGTCCTGGAATCATGGTGGACAC ACCCTCACAAAGCTCCGCTTTTCAAGGAATGCACTAACACATGCAGAAAAGGAAGCGTTTGAA AAGCTGCTGAAAGAGGATGATTTTTACATCATCAGAGTGCCATCCAATGTGTTGAGTCCCGGACCAGATTACATTGTTTCATCAATAAAAGCT AGGTGCCTCCCCCGTGAGACTTTGGATGAGCAATTTGTTATTCATGCG GAAGGAGTGAATATTTTGGCTGTAAACTATGGTTCTGCTGGCCCTTGCCAATATCCACGGCCATTAAAATTT ccGGCAAAGTGGTCTTTCAATTCTTACACACTGCTGAAGACTAGTGAGCAGGCACCAAG GACCCCAGCATTTGCTGAAGAACTGCTTGCAGGGGAAAATGGAGAAGAGGAAGGTGTTAAGCCACCTGAAAAGTCTTTCTGGGCTAAATAT TGGATGTATCTTATTCCTCTGGGACTCATTGTTATGAATACCGTGACACAAGCCATGAACATGCCGGAAGAACAGGCGGGTGGGCAATCTGGTACCCAAGCTCAGCAGACAGTAGCACAGCGGGGGCCTAATGCTGCTGCAAGGAGAAGATGA
- the LOC120283960 gene encoding probable serine/threonine-protein kinase SIS8, giving the protein METPPAEELLKKIQELEAGHAMLKQEMSRLMPSGGDERRAERPRSQSVSPQRSPAQTRRRNNGGCEATGSSVWRKGSVPFGHSSRLQRESKDSSSRAGEAPASIGLSDRQYLNILQSMGQSVHIFDLSGRIIYWNRTAERLYGYSAAEALGQDAIELLVDGRDFNVANNIIHRITLGESWTGKFPVKNKQGERFLAMVTSTPFYDDDGSLVGIICVSNDSQCFQDAMSPLSFSKPNARIGCGNKGVSDSQQPLQVALASKLSNLASKVTNKVRSRIRTSENGLERESASGDSLGSDHGCSDADHKEDATSSGASTPRGDAHPSPFGVSSSVAFDEKSPGKSSKSNNEKADGKSGIHKIISSKAEAWIAKKGILWPWKGNEHDSTDSSDTKNPSDQENDVSHPKTSESNLKPENQANENNRAGNNEASGSWSSFNANSTSSVSSSGSTSSSAVQKVDGENDCLDYEILWEDLTIGEQIGQGSCGTVYHALWYGSDVAVKVFSKQEYSEDVILSFRQEVSLMKRLRHPNILLFMGAVTSPQRLCIVTEFLPRGSLFRLLQRNTTRLDWRRRIHMALDIARGMNYLHHCNPPIIHRDLKSSNLLVDKNWTVKVGDFGLSRLKHETYLTTKTGKGTPQWMAPEVLRNEPSDEKSDVYSYGVILWELVTEKIPWDSLNSMQVIGAVGFMNQRLELPKDLDPQWVSIIESCWHSEPSCRPSFQELLERFKELQRQTVVQSQMQRNTTAETAQTAPKLNPQD; this is encoded by the exons ATGGAGACACCTCCGGCTGAGGAGCTATTGAAGAAGATCCAGGAGCTGGAGGCTGGGCATGCTATGCTGAAGCAGGAGATGTCGAGGTTGATGCCGAGTGGTGGGGACGAGCGGCGGGCTGAACGGCCTCGGTCGCAATCGGTTTCACCGCAGCGGTCACCGGCGCAGACGCGGAGGAGGAATAATGGAGGGTGTGAAGCGACTGGGTCCTCGGTTTGGCGTAAGGGCTCAGTGCCGTTTGGGCACTCGTCTCGGTTGCAGAGAGAGAGCAAGGACTCGAGCTCCAGAGCTGGTGAAGCTCCGGCTAGCATCGGTCTCTCCGACCGACAGTATTTGAATATCTTGCAGTCCATGGGACAATCTGTGCACATCTTTGATCTCAGTGGCCGGATTATCTACTG GAACCGGACCGCTGAACGGTTGTATGGTTATTCTGCAGCTGAAGCCCTTGGCCAGGATGCCATTGAGTTGCTTGTCGATGGCCGTGACTTCAATGTTGCTAATAATATAATCCACCGGATAACCTTGGGGGAGAGTTGGACCGGGAAGTTTCCGGTCAAGAACAAACAGGGCGAGCGTTTTTTAGCTATGGTCACCAGCACTCCCTTCTACGACGATGATGGAAGTTTAGTTGGCATTATTTGTGTTTCAAATGATTCACAGTGCTTTCAGGATGCAATGTCTCCCCTTAGTTTCTCAAAGCCTAATGCTAGAATTGGTTGTGGTAACAAAGGTGTTTCTGATTCTCAACAGCCTCTCCAAGTTGCTCTTGCCTCCAAACTTTCAAACTTG GCTTCCAAGGTGACAAATAAAGTTCGCTCGAGAATTAGGACATCGGAGAATGGTTTGGAGCGCGAAAGTGCAAGTGGAGACAGTTTAGGTTCAGATCATGGCTGTTCCGATGCTGATCATAAGGAGGACGCGACATCGAGTGGAGCTAGCACTCCTAGAGGAGATGCACATCCTTCACCATTTGGTGTATCTTCTTCAGTGGCCTTTGATGAGAAATCTCCGGGGAAATCAAGCAAAAGTAACAATGAGAAAGCTGATGGGAAGAGTGGAATTCACAAAATCATTAGCTCAAAGGCCGAAGCATGGATTGCTAAGAAGGGGATATTGTGGCCCTGGAAAGGGAATGAGCATGACAGTACTGATAGTTCTGATACGAAGAACCCGAGCGATCAAGAGAATGATGTGAGCCATCCAAAAACTTCTGAATCTAATTTAAAGCCGGAAAACCAGGCGAACGAGAACAACCGAGCAGGAAACAATGAAGCCTCAGGGTCTTGGTCTTCCTTTAATGCTAACAGTACAAGCAGTGTTAGCAGCAGTGGGAGCACCAGTAGCAGCGCGGTCCAGAAAGTCGATGGCGAGAATGACTGCTTGGATTATGAAATCTTATGGGAGGATTTAACAATTGGTGAGCAGATAGGTCAAG GTTCTTGTGGAACTGTGTATCATGCTCTCTGGTATGGTTCG GATGTGGCAGTTAAAGTATTTTCAAAGCAAGAATACTCAGAGGATGTTATACTTTCATTTAGACAAGAG GTATCACTCATGAAAAGGTTACGACATCCAAACATACTACTTTTTATGGGAGCTGTTACTTCTCCACAACGCCTGTGCATTGTGACAGAGTTCCTTCCACG GGGAAGTTTATTTCGGCTACTTCAAAGAAACACAACCAGGCTTGATTGGAGACGACGTATTCACATGGCTTTAGATATT GCGAGAGGCATGAACTATCTTCATCATTGCAATCCCCCGATCATTCACCGTGATTTGAAGTCATCGAACTTGTTAGTCGATAAGAATTGGACTGTGAAG GTCGGAGATTTTGGCCTTTCACGGCTGAAGCATGAGACATATTTGACAACGAAAACCGGGAAAGGAACG CCACAGTGGATGGCTCCAGAAGTTCTTCGCAATGAACCGTCCGATGAGAA ATCGGATGTGTACAGCTATGGTGTAATACTATGGGAGCTTGTAACCGAGAAAATACCTTGGGATAGTCTCAATTCAATGCAG gtGATTGGGGCTGTAGGATTCATGAACCAGAGGCTGGAACTGCCAAAAGATTTGGATCCTCAATGGGTGTCAATCATTGAAAGTTGCTGGCATAG TGAACCAAGTTGCCGGCCGAGTTTCCAAGAGCTACTGGAAAGGTTTAAAGAGTTGCAGCGGCAAACCGTTGTCCAGTCCCAGATGCAACGTAACACTACTGCAGAAACGGCACAAACTGCACCAAAGTTGAATCCTCAGGATTGA
- the LOC120283566 gene encoding pentatricopeptide repeat-containing protein At4g02750-like — MYASCGRIEFGRRLFDLSVEKDEVCWNSMISGYAECGLLDHARLLFDEMPERGIVSWNAMINGYVKVGDIGSARELFDRMPGRNADSWNTLIAGYAKCGFVDMSRKLFDEMLEKNVVSWSAMITALVQGGFPKEALDLYEEMRRAMVSPNWAAIVSVLSACSQLGALERGMHVHAFAERNKMEVDSVIGTALIDMYAKCGCIDRALEIFDKLASKDVFSWTAMIGGLAVNGHGAKALEFFGKMEEQGVRPNRVTFVGVLCACSHAGRVQFAKRYFHLMSTKYGIEPQVEHYGCMVDALGRAGHIQEAVSLVQSSPGKVDSELWVTLLGACWIHGDVNTGKYVLEQLVKLKPDDGGVYVLLSNIYATRGQWDDARRLRLQMKSKGLEKVRGRSSIEIDGLVHEFYVGDKSHPRTVEIYQMLADIHCRLRLAGYVPNTNLVLFDIAEEDKENVVAHHSEKLAIAFGMISLNPKAAIRVVKNLRVCLDCHTVAKLISKLYKREIILRDRHVFHYFRDGSCSCKDYW, encoded by the coding sequence ATGTATGCTAGCTGTGGAAGGATCGAGTTTGGGCGCagattgtttgatttgagtGTTGAGAAGgatgaggtttgctggaattcgATGATTTCTGGGTATGCTGAATGTGGGCTTTTGGATCATGCTCGGCttctgtttgatgaaatgccggAGAGGGGGATTGTTTCTTGGAATGCGATGATCAATGGTTATGTCAAGGTTGGTGACATTGGTTCTGCAAGAGAGCTGTTTGATAGAATGCCTGGTCGAAATGCAGATTCTTGGAATACTTTGATTGCCGGCTATGCAAAGTGCGGCTTTGTGGATATGTCTCGAAAGCTCTTTGACGAGATGCTGGAGAAGAATGTTGTATCGTGGAGCGCCATGATAACAGCTTTGGTGCAAGGAGGATTTCCAAAGGAGGCATTGGATTTATATGAAGAGATGAGGAGAGCAATGGTGTCACCCAATTGGGCAGCGATTGTGAGTGTTTTATCAGCTTGCTCGCAGCTTGGAGCATTAGAGCGAGGCATGCATGTTCACGCTTTTGCGGAGAGGAACAAGATGGAAGTTGATTCAGTAATTGGAACTGCTCTCATTGACATGTATGCTAAATGTGGGTGCATAGATAGAGCCCTTGAGATTTTCGATAAACTTGCTTCAAAAGATGTCTTCTCATGGACAGCTATGATAGGTGGACTCGCTGTGAATGGACATGGTGCTAAAGCATTAGAGTTTTTTGGTAAGATGGAGGAACAAGGAGTGAGGCCGAACAGGGTTACTTTTGTTGGTGTCCTATGTGCCTGCAGCCATGCAGGGCGAGTGCAATTTGCTAAGCGATATTTCCATTTAATGAGTACAAAATATGGAATTGAGCCCCAGGTTGAGCATTATGGCTGTATGGTAGATGCTTTGGGACGTGCCGGGCATATACAAGAAGCCGTATCTCTTGTGCAATCTTCGCCCGGGAAAGTGGATTCTGAGTTGTGGGTTACACTTCTTGGTGCATGTTGGATTCATGGAGATGTAAATACAGGCAAATATGTTCTAGAGCAGCTTGTCAAACTCAAGCCTGATGACGGAGGTGTTTATGTGCTCTTATCGAATATATACGCCACCAGAGGACAATGGGACGATGCTAGAAGACTGCGTTTGCAGATGAAATCAAAGGGACTCGAGAAGGTCCGTGGTCGGAGTTCAATTGAGATCGATGGACTTGTGCATGAATTCTATGTAGGAGATAAGTCTCACCCAAGGACAGTGGAGATTTATCAAATGTTAGCCGACATTCATTGCAGGCTTAGACTTGCAGGATATGTACCAAATACAAATTTAGTGTTGTTTGACATTGCAGAGGAAGATAAAGAAAATGTTGTTGCTCATCATAGTGAGAAGTTGGCCATTGCATTTGGGATGATAAGCTTGAATCCTAAAGCAGCCATTAGAGTTGTCAAGAACCTCCGAGTTTGTCTAGATTGTCACACTGTTGCAAAACTCATCTCTAAATTGTATAAAAGAGAGATCATCCTTAGAGACAGGCATGTTTTCCATTATTTTAGAGATGGTTCATGTTCATGTAAAGACTATTGGTGA
- the LOC120283961 gene encoding huntingtin-interacting protein K, which produces MEGGEEVAVDRMVDSKDMQQQSKALDKLTDRVEDRQLNSTRVQEAMAALASSKEADWNAMRMREKELAAVKINPADVDIIANELELDKKVAEQTLREHKGDAVAAIRYLLR; this is translated from the exons atggagggAGGAGAGGAGGTGGCAGTGGATCGGATGGTAGACTCGAAAGACATGCAGCAGCAGAGCAAGGCATTGGACAAGCTCACGGATCGTGTGGAGGACCGGCAGCTCAACTCCACCCGTGTCCAAGAG GCTATGGCAGCACTTGCTTCATCAAAAGAAGCTGACTGGAATGCAATGAGAATGAG AGAGAAAGAGTTGGCTGCAGTTAAGATCAATCCTGCGGATGTAGACATCATTGCAAATGAGCTTGAG TTAGACAAGAAGGTGGCCGAGCAAACACTTAGGGAGCACAAAGGTGATGCTGTCGCCGCAATTCGCTATTTACTTCGTTAG